From Luteococcus japonicus, one genomic window encodes:
- a CDS encoding NAD(P)/FAD-dependent oxidoreductase, whose translation MNNSRPHVVIIGSGFGGLFAAKRLAGADVDITLVAKTTHHLFQPLLYQVATGILSPGEIAPATREILKEQENVRVLLSEVTGMDLEARTIRAEALGTTTELSYDHLIVAAGAGQSYFGNDHFAVYAPGMKSIDDALELRARIFGALEVAELTEDEQERERLLTFVVVGAGPTGVEMAGQIRELTSQTVKGEYRRIDPSKARVLLLDAADRVLPPFGERLSGKAKEKLEAIGVEVKLGAMVTGVDENGLDLKYSDERTERIEGGCKVWAAGVQASPLGRMIAEQSEAEVDRAGRLQVNKDCTVPGHPEVYVVGDMMSLDKLPGVAQVAIQTGQYAADRIIGDVTGKPVTRPFRYHDKGSMAVISKFGAVMKAGKVELTGFPAWVAWLALHLLYIVGFKAQFTTLVHWAIAFVGGARSERITTRQQMVARLAVQQLGEDFRPTVTGTQQPKKVEDKAEPTIG comes from the coding sequence ATGAACAACTCCCGTCCCCACGTCGTCATCATCGGTTCCGGCTTCGGAGGCCTGTTCGCCGCCAAGCGGCTCGCAGGGGCAGACGTCGACATCACCTTGGTGGCCAAGACCACCCACCACCTCTTCCAGCCGCTGCTCTACCAGGTGGCGACGGGGATCCTGTCGCCCGGTGAGATCGCGCCCGCTACCCGGGAGATCCTCAAGGAGCAGGAGAACGTCCGGGTCCTGCTCAGCGAGGTCACGGGGATGGACCTCGAGGCCCGCACCATCAGGGCAGAGGCTCTGGGAACCACCACCGAACTCAGCTATGACCACCTGATCGTCGCCGCGGGTGCTGGCCAGAGCTACTTCGGCAATGACCACTTCGCCGTCTATGCCCCCGGCATGAAGAGCATCGACGACGCGCTGGAGCTGCGCGCCCGGATCTTCGGCGCCCTGGAAGTGGCGGAGCTCACCGAGGACGAGCAGGAGCGTGAGCGGCTGCTGACCTTCGTCGTGGTGGGTGCCGGCCCGACGGGTGTCGAGATGGCCGGTCAGATCCGGGAATTGACCAGCCAGACGGTCAAGGGCGAATACCGCAGAATCGACCCCTCCAAGGCTCGCGTCCTGCTGCTGGATGCGGCAGACCGGGTGCTGCCGCCCTTCGGTGAGCGTCTGTCCGGCAAGGCGAAGGAGAAGTTGGAGGCGATCGGTGTCGAGGTGAAGCTGGGGGCCATGGTCACCGGCGTCGACGAGAACGGCCTGGACCTCAAGTACTCCGACGAGCGCACCGAACGCATCGAGGGCGGCTGCAAGGTGTGGGCCGCGGGTGTCCAGGCCAGCCCGTTGGGCCGGATGATCGCGGAGCAGTCAGAGGCCGAGGTGGACCGGGCTGGGCGCCTGCAGGTCAACAAGGACTGCACCGTTCCCGGTCACCCGGAGGTCTACGTCGTCGGGGACATGATGAGCCTGGACAAGCTGCCGGGCGTCGCGCAGGTGGCCATCCAGACCGGCCAGTACGCGGCGGACCGGATCATCGGCGACGTGACGGGCAAGCCGGTCACTCGTCCCTTCCGCTACCACGACAAGGGATCCATGGCGGTGATCAGCAAGTTCGGCGCGGTGATGAAGGCGGGCAAGGTGGAGCTGACCGGCTTCCCGGCCTGGGTGGCGTGGTTGGCGCTGCACCTGCTCTACATCGTCGGCTTCAAGGCGCAGTTCACGACGTTGGTGCACTGGGCGATCGCCTTCGTCGGGGGAGCTCGCTCGGAGCGGATCACCACCCGTCAGCAGATGGTGGCGCGCCTGGCGGTGCAGCAGCTGGGGGAGGACTTCCGCCCGACGGTCACCGGGACCCAGCAGCCGAAGAAGGTGGAGGACAAGGCGGAACCCACCATCGGCTGA
- the upp gene encoding uracil phosphoribosyltransferase yields MWDNEGVELRVLDHPLVTHKLTLLRDKETDSPTFRALVEELVTLLSYEATREVRVNEVTVQTPVSETKGLALSSPKPLVVPILRAGLGMLEGMMHMMPTAEVGFVGMVRNEETLQPVTYAERLPQDLSARQCYVLDPMLATGGSLGGCVKFLVDRGADHITCICILAAPEGIENFRKLVEDLDVPCTLVVAAVDDKLNEHGYIVPGLGDAGDRLYGLAN; encoded by the coding sequence ATGTGGGACAATGAGGGCGTGGAACTGCGCGTACTCGACCATCCCCTGGTGACTCACAAGCTCACCCTCCTGCGGGACAAGGAAACCGACTCTCCGACCTTCCGTGCCCTCGTGGAGGAACTGGTCACCCTGCTGAGCTATGAGGCCACCCGCGAGGTGCGCGTCAACGAGGTCACCGTCCAGACCCCCGTCTCCGAGACCAAGGGCCTGGCGCTGAGCAGCCCCAAGCCGCTGGTGGTGCCCATCCTGCGCGCCGGGCTGGGCATGCTCGAGGGCATGATGCACATGATGCCGACCGCCGAGGTGGGTTTCGTGGGCATGGTGCGAAATGAGGAGACCCTGCAGCCCGTCACCTACGCGGAGCGCCTCCCGCAGGACCTGTCGGCCCGCCAGTGCTACGTGCTGGACCCGATGCTGGCCACCGGCGGCTCGCTGGGTGGTTGCGTGAAGTTCCTCGTCGACCGCGGCGCGGACCACATCACCTGCATCTGCATCCTCGCCGCCCCCGAGGGCATCGAGAACTTCCGCAAGCTGGTCGAAGACCTCGACGTGCCCTGCACGCTGGTCGTCGCCGCCGTCGACGACAAGCTCAACGAGCACGGCTACATCGTCCCCGGCCTGGGCGACGCTGGCGACCGCCTCTACGGCCTGGCCAACTGA